In Dehalococcoidia bacterium, a single window of DNA contains:
- a CDS encoding MFS transporter has translation MKRRTPSRFGRLFRWRNVEPIPGALEAAAPPSPGGTLDATFRALRNRNYRLFYTGQAISLSGTWMQTIAQAILVIELTDSKIALGTVTMLQFLPITIFVLFAGVIADRVPKRNFIFATRTLAMAQALVLAALVYSGRVELWHVYSLAFVLGLSNAFEQPARQAFIVDMVGKDDLMNAIALNSGLFNGARLVGPAFGGVIIDLFGVDTAFLINGLSFIPILLSLALMDTSQLHGTESRRSDRMNPIGELREGLSYAFRTPSVLLVVILVAIVGTFGYNFTVMLPLLSEYVLDRGPRGLGFMTAAVGLGALISALVLASRSRAAVSTLFIGGFAFTALLAGVAFSQWYLLTLALLLFLGVANTTFASTANTSLQLATPDHLRGRVMALYMLLFAGSTPIGGFLTGFLAETMGVSTAIAVNAAACLLGVLIALAYYVSHRESIAPRELHTSPA, from the coding sequence GTGAAGCGCCGCACTCCGTCTCGATTCGGGCGCCTGTTCCGCTGGCGCAACGTCGAACCGATACCCGGCGCGCTCGAAGCGGCCGCGCCACCCTCGCCGGGCGGTACGCTCGATGCCACATTTCGCGCGCTTCGTAATCGCAACTACCGGCTCTTCTATACGGGCCAGGCGATCTCGCTCAGCGGCACCTGGATGCAGACCATCGCCCAGGCGATCCTCGTCATCGAGCTCACTGACTCGAAGATCGCCCTCGGCACCGTGACGATGCTCCAGTTCTTGCCGATCACCATATTCGTGCTGTTCGCTGGCGTCATCGCCGACCGCGTGCCGAAGCGCAACTTCATCTTCGCCACGCGCACGCTCGCAATGGCCCAGGCGCTCGTGCTGGCGGCGCTCGTCTACTCCGGCCGCGTCGAGTTGTGGCACGTCTACTCGCTGGCCTTCGTGCTCGGGCTCTCGAACGCGTTCGAACAGCCCGCACGCCAGGCGTTCATCGTCGACATGGTCGGCAAGGACGACCTGATGAACGCCATCGCGCTCAACTCGGGCTTGTTCAATGGCGCGCGGCTCGTCGGTCCTGCGTTCGGCGGCGTGATCATCGACCTGTTCGGCGTCGACACGGCGTTTCTGATCAACGGACTGAGCTTCATCCCGATCCTGCTCAGCCTCGCTCTGATGGACACATCGCAACTCCACGGCACGGAAAGTCGCAGGAGCGACCGCATGAACCCGATCGGCGAGTTGCGCGAGGGGCTGTCGTACGCATTCCGGACGCCGTCGGTCTTACTCGTCGTCATCCTCGTCGCGATCGTCGGGACGTTCGGCTACAACTTTACGGTGATGCTGCCGCTCCTCTCGGAGTACGTGCTCGACCGCGGACCGCGAGGCCTCGGCTTCATGACGGCAGCGGTCGGACTCGGCGCGCTGATCTCGGCGCTCGTGCTGGCGAGCCGCTCGCGCGCCGCCGTTTCGACGCTCTTCATCGGTGGCTTCGCGTTTACGGCGCTGCTCGCCGGCGTCGCGTTCAGCCAGTGGTACCTGCTGACGCTCGCGCTGCTCCTGTTCCTGGGCGTCGCCAACACGACGTTCGCATCGACGGCGAACACCTCGCTGCAACTCGCCACGCCAGACCACCTCCGCGGCCGCGTGATGGCGCTCTACATGCTGCTCTTCGCCGGCTCGACGCCGATCGGCGGCTTCCTCACGGGCTTCCTCGCGGAGACCATGGGCGTTTCGACGGCGATCGCCGTCAACGCCGCCGCGTGCCTCCTTGGCGTCCTGATTGCGCTCGCCTACTACGTGTCGCATCGCGAGTCGATCGCACCTCGCGAACTGCATACGAGCCCCGCATGA
- a CDS encoding glycerate kinase — protein MHILVAPQEFKGSLTAVEAASAIAAGVRRAMAGATVDEAPVSDGGPGLVDALIAGRGGERRTITVHDPLMRPIEATWALLPHATAVVEMAAASGLVLLAEAERDPLAATTSGVGELIVAALDAGCGNIIVGVGGSATVDAGAGALQALGARLLDASGADLDRGGAALADLDRIDLTTIDARVARAAIRVASDVRNPLYGPEGAAVVFGPQKGASQQAVATLDAALRRFAEVVQRDFALDLQAIEGSGAAGGLGAGLLVGTGATIEPGFPIVADAIGLRARVEAADLVVTGEGRLDSQTAYGKAAAGVAAVARECGKPVIAVAGTISDYDPSSLMFDAVMASTPSGMRLEDAMRAGAALVAEAAARLVRDFAR, from the coding sequence ATGCACATCCTCGTCGCGCCGCAAGAATTCAAGGGAAGCCTCACCGCGGTCGAAGCCGCGAGCGCCATCGCCGCCGGCGTGCGCCGGGCGATGGCCGGCGCGACCGTCGACGAAGCGCCGGTGTCTGACGGCGGCCCGGGCCTCGTCGACGCGCTGATCGCCGGCCGCGGCGGTGAGCGCCGTACGATCACCGTGCACGATCCGCTGATGCGCCCGATCGAAGCCACGTGGGCGCTGCTCCCGCACGCTACAGCCGTCGTCGAAATGGCTGCAGCCTCCGGACTGGTGCTGCTCGCGGAAGCCGAGCGCGATCCACTTGCCGCGACGACGTCCGGCGTCGGCGAGTTGATCGTCGCCGCGCTGGACGCCGGTTGCGGCAACATCATCGTCGGCGTCGGTGGCAGCGCGACGGTGGATGCGGGCGCCGGTGCGCTGCAGGCGCTCGGCGCGCGCCTGCTCGATGCGTCGGGCGCCGATCTCGATCGCGGTGGCGCTGCGCTCGCGGATCTCGATCGCATCGATCTGACAACCATCGATGCGCGCGTAGCCCGCGCGGCGATCCGCGTTGCGAGCGACGTGCGCAACCCGCTCTACGGGCCCGAAGGCGCCGCCGTCGTCTTCGGGCCGCAGAAAGGCGCATCTCAGCAGGCGGTCGCGACGCTCGACGCCGCCCTGCGACGCTTCGCCGAGGTCGTGCAACGTGACTTCGCTCTCGACCTCCAGGCGATCGAGGGCAGCGGCGCGGCGGGCGGTCTCGGCGCCGGTCTTCTCGTCGGCACCGGTGCGACGATCGAGCCCGGCTTCCCGATCGTCGCTGATGCGATCGGGTTGCGCGCGCGTGTCGAAGCGGCGGATCTCGTCGTCACGGGAGAGGGCCGGCTCGACAGCCAGACCGCGTACGGCAAGGCCGCCGCCGGCGTCGCCGCGGTGGCGCGCGAGTGTGGGAAGCCGGTGATCGCCGTCGCGGGCACGATCAGCGACTATGATCCGTCCTCGCTCATGTTTGACGCCGTGATGGCATCGACGCCGAGCGGGATGCGCCTCGAAGACGCCATGCGCGCAGGAGCGGCGCTTGTCGCCGAGGCGGCGGCGCGCCTGGTCCGCGACTTCGCGCGGTAA
- the mtaB gene encoding tRNA (N(6)-L-threonylcarbamoyladenosine(37)-C(2))-methylthiotransferase MtaB, whose amino-acid sequence MPANLQGGAGINPHATQTLAPVDLPLVADRPSRYVAPPSTSPRIGRVAIITLGCKLNQADSESIARQFTQRGVQVIDRPAIADAYVINTCSVTHVADRKARRMVRLARRLSPNAPIVLTGCYLQTAPADIARELGADIAIHTRDKASIADRIGVVRRMRAVEQPTALRTRAFVKVQEGCNDVCAFCIVPKTRGREVSEPIERVVREVQAREREGVQEVVLTGTQLGAYGRDAGTAPADVIAAVLAETSVPRIRFSSLQPQDITPALLGLWDDPRLCRHFHLALQSGSDATLRRMRRRYDVAQYRDAAQRIRAHTGDGVAITTDVIVGFPGETDVEFEESIAFCLEMGFAQMHVFPYSKRSGTVAARLPDQVPHDVKHARMQRMLAVAPESRRAFLDQFAGRVMPVLWERSRGDANGAPAWDGLTDNYIRVTARSHRELRNQLTVARLVTVNADGGFEGEAL is encoded by the coding sequence ATGCCTGCGAATCTGCAGGGAGGCGCCGGCATCAACCCGCACGCGACGCAGACACTGGCCCCGGTCGACCTCCCGCTAGTCGCAGACCGGCCCTCTCGCTATGTCGCTCCGCCTTCCACCAGCCCTCGCATCGGGCGGGTCGCCATCATCACGCTCGGCTGCAAGCTGAACCAGGCCGACTCCGAGTCGATCGCGCGCCAGTTCACGCAGCGCGGCGTCCAGGTCATCGATCGGCCTGCTATCGCCGACGCATACGTCATCAATACCTGCTCGGTCACCCACGTCGCCGACCGCAAGGCGCGGCGCATGGTGCGCCTCGCGCGGCGGCTGTCGCCAAACGCGCCCATCGTGCTGACCGGCTGTTACCTGCAGACGGCGCCCGCCGATATCGCGCGCGAACTCGGTGCGGACATAGCGATCCACACACGCGACAAAGCGTCGATCGCCGACCGGATCGGCGTCGTCCGGCGTATGCGGGCCGTCGAGCAGCCGACCGCGTTGCGCACGCGCGCATTCGTGAAGGTGCAGGAAGGCTGCAACGACGTCTGCGCGTTCTGCATCGTGCCTAAGACGCGCGGGCGCGAAGTCAGCGAACCCATCGAGCGCGTCGTGCGCGAAGTGCAGGCGCGTGAACGGGAAGGCGTCCAGGAAGTAGTGCTCACGGGCACGCAACTCGGCGCATACGGCCGCGACGCCGGGACGGCGCCCGCCGATGTCATCGCGGCGGTGCTGGCCGAGACGTCGGTGCCGCGGATCCGGTTTTCTTCGCTGCAACCGCAGGACATCACGCCGGCGCTGCTGGGACTATGGGACGACCCGCGCCTCTGCCGCCACTTCCACCTGGCGCTGCAGAGCGGCTCCGACGCGACGCTGCGCCGCATGCGCCGGCGATACGACGTGGCGCAGTATCGCGACGCCGCGCAGCGGATCCGCGCGCACACCGGTGACGGCGTGGCGATCACGACGGATGTGATCGTCGGGTTCCCGGGCGAGACGGACGTTGAGTTCGAGGAGAGCATCGCGTTCTGCCTTGAGATGGGATTCGCGCAGATGCACGTCTTCCCGTACTCGAAACGCTCGGGGACGGTCGCCGCGCGCCTGCCGGACCAGGTGCCCCACGATGTGAAACACGCACGCATGCAGCGCATGCTCGCCGTCGCGCCGGAGTCACGCCGGGCGTTCCTCGATCAGTTTGCGGGACGGGTGATGCCGGTGCTCTGGGAGCGCAGCCGCGGCGATGCCAATGGAGCGCCGGCGTGGGACGGGCTGACAGATAACTACATCCGCGTCACCGCTCGTTCGCACCGCGAGTTGCGTAACCAGCTCACCGTGGCGCGGCTCGTGACGGTGAACGCCGACGGCGGGTTCGAAGGGGAGGCGTTGTGA
- the scpB gene encoding SMC-Scp complex subunit ScpB, with translation MTNEQTPTHLKKRKPKLIERPEPDELLPILEAVLFVADAPIDIAALARTVNAPRQEVLDRLEELTEACRDRGVRLQQTGDLVQLVSAPQTAAYVERFLGLEHPPLTNASLETLAIIAYRQPVTRAGIESVRGVDCDGPIRTLIARGLIEEVGRAPVIGRPTLFGTTVRFLEYFGLEKPDDLPPLPQIEEQDEEETEEAAI, from the coding sequence ATGACGAACGAGCAAACGCCGACGCACCTGAAGAAGCGCAAGCCTAAGCTCATCGAGCGGCCCGAGCCGGACGAGTTGCTGCCAATCCTGGAGGCGGTGCTGTTCGTCGCGGACGCGCCGATCGACATCGCCGCGCTGGCGCGCACGGTGAACGCGCCGAGGCAGGAAGTGCTCGATCGGCTGGAGGAGCTGACGGAAGCGTGTCGCGACCGCGGCGTGCGCCTGCAGCAGACGGGCGATCTGGTGCAATTGGTATCGGCGCCACAGACCGCCGCGTACGTCGAGCGGTTCCTGGGGCTGGAGCATCCGCCGCTGACGAATGCATCCCTCGAGACGCTGGCGATCATCGCCTACCGGCAGCCGGTGACGCGCGCCGGCATCGAGTCGGTGCGTGGCGTGGATTGCGACGGGCCGATCCGCACGCTGATAGCGCGCGGGCTGATCGAAGAAGTCGGCCGGGCGCCGGTGATCGGGCGGCCCACGCTCTTCGGGACCACGGTGCGCTTCCTGGAGTATTTCGGGCTCGAGAAGCCGGATGACCTGCCGCCGCTGCCGCAGATCGAGGAGCAGGACGAGGAAGAGACCGAAGAGGCGGCGATCTGA
- a CDS encoding DUF503 domain-containing protein, with translation MLRFTLRIPESGSLKDKRQVVRSVAQRLRNKYQVAVAEVDDNDAWQIATMGVACVANTARHCDDVLSEIVAFVEQSRLDAEVTDVEREVISFDA, from the coding sequence GTGCTGCGCTTCACCCTTCGCATTCCGGAGAGCGGATCGCTGAAGGACAAGCGGCAGGTCGTCCGCAGCGTCGCGCAGCGCCTCCGCAACAAGTACCAGGTGGCCGTCGCCGAGGTCGATGACAACGATGCGTGGCAGATCGCGACCATGGGCGTCGCCTGCGTCGCCAACACGGCACGCCACTGTGACGACGTTTTGTCGGAGATCGTGGCGTTCGTCGAGCAGTCGCGCCTCGACGCCGAGGTGACGGACGTCGAGCGGGAAGTGATTTCGTTTGACGCCTGA
- a CDS encoding class I SAM-dependent methyltransferase, whose amino-acid sequence MTPDADPRGLAPTSWFDQEVAAYERARPSYPDALFEDLIAYLRAGGCDAPFDAIEIGPGTGKATASLIDRGFRVTAVEPGANMAAFLREKFAGKPLDVVHARFEDATLPDSSFDAVVSATSFGWVDKDVRLTKSSRLLRARGVLAVIGTEQIASDVDGGFFERCFPIYLRYRPNEENRPLPGEDVTPSVLEEVEASGLFGSVRLHRYRWDQTYPTDQYADLVRSYSNTQMMPRDEKEALIADLCALIDAEFDGYVVRPLVMTLVVGRKA is encoded by the coding sequence TTGACGCCTGACGCCGATCCGCGCGGCCTCGCCCCGACGAGTTGGTTCGACCAGGAAGTCGCAGCGTACGAGCGCGCGCGGCCATCGTATCCCGACGCGTTGTTCGAAGACTTGATCGCGTATCTGCGGGCCGGGGGCTGCGACGCGCCGTTCGACGCCATAGAGATCGGGCCCGGCACAGGTAAGGCGACGGCATCCCTGATCGATCGCGGCTTCCGCGTCACGGCGGTCGAACCGGGAGCGAACATGGCTGCATTCCTTCGCGAGAAGTTCGCGGGTAAGCCGCTCGACGTTGTACACGCACGGTTCGAGGATGCCACGCTCCCCGATAGCTCGTTCGATGCCGTCGTCAGCGCCACGTCATTCGGGTGGGTGGACAAAGACGTGCGCCTCACGAAGTCATCGCGGCTTCTTCGCGCGCGCGGCGTCCTGGCGGTCATCGGTACGGAGCAGATCGCCTCAGACGTCGACGGTGGCTTCTTCGAGCGCTGCTTTCCCATCTACCTGCGCTACCGTCCGAATGAGGAGAACCGGCCCTTGCCTGGCGAGGACGTCACTCCCTCGGTGCTGGAGGAGGTCGAGGCGAGCGGCCTGTTCGGATCGGTCCGCCTCCATCGCTACCGCTGGGACCAGACCTATCCGACGGATCAGTACGCCGATCTCGTGCGCTCATACTCGAACACGCAGATGATGCCTCGTGACGAGAAGGAGGCGCTGATCGCGGATCTGTGCGCGCTGATCGACGCGGAGTTCGATGGTTACGTCGTGCGTCCGCTGGTGATGACGTTGGTGGTCGGGCGCAAGGCGTAG